In Streptomyces sp. NBC_01707, a genomic segment contains:
- a CDS encoding SEC-C domain-containing protein — MRPDTPADHIAEAERLLRTAAQYPDDREPLLLRAAAHLELAGERTRATPLYDELLAADAAEPYLIKALKASNLWEYGHEAEARAIIEGIRAAGPLEPAPWQIAAETLESHDELESAHDFLSTALTLLLAPGEEVPYATQSLLIGRHRVRRLMGIDHDTWDDLTDTLHAAPVPLDELHDPKRLWSLGSSDPGELQAEITRLRAELGTYRTALSRPFPVAVLHWPEPELSELLAGYPTLRAEYPSHTEHLADLEAALRDLHAAGTPNLGIVTGTVPSYEAFAASEAASPSDPNLLPQYATTLAARGRAVPWPPARTAACWCGSGRAYRDCHGVA; from the coding sequence ATGCGCCCCGACACGCCTGCTGACCACATTGCCGAAGCCGAGCGCCTGCTGCGCACGGCGGCGCAGTACCCCGACGACCGGGAACCGCTGCTCCTCCGGGCCGCCGCCCACCTGGAACTCGCCGGCGAGCGCACCCGCGCCACCCCTCTCTACGACGAGCTCCTCGCCGCGGACGCCGCCGAGCCGTATCTGATCAAGGCCCTCAAGGCATCGAACCTCTGGGAGTACGGCCACGAGGCCGAGGCCCGCGCCATCATCGAGGGCATCCGCGCGGCGGGGCCCCTCGAACCGGCCCCCTGGCAGATCGCGGCCGAGACCCTGGAATCGCACGACGAGCTGGAGTCGGCCCACGACTTCCTCTCGACCGCGCTGACCCTGCTTCTGGCCCCGGGCGAGGAAGTCCCTTACGCGACCCAGTCGCTGCTGATCGGCCGCCACCGGGTACGCCGCCTGATGGGGATCGACCACGACACCTGGGACGACCTGACCGACACGCTCCACGCCGCCCCGGTCCCGCTGGACGAACTCCACGACCCGAAGCGGCTGTGGTCACTCGGCTCCTCCGACCCGGGCGAACTCCAGGCCGAGATCACCCGCCTCCGCGCCGAACTGGGCACCTACCGCACCGCGCTCTCCCGCCCGTTCCCGGTGGCGGTCCTGCACTGGCCGGAGCCCGAACTGAGCGAGCTCCTCGCCGGCTACCCCACCCTGCGTGCGGAATACCCCTCCCACACCGAACACCTCGCCGACCTGGAAGCCGCCCTCCGCGACCTCCACGCCGCGGGCACCCCGAACCTGGGCATCGTCACCGGCACGGTCCCCTCGTACGAGGCCTTCGCCGCCTCCGAAGCCGCCTCCCCGTCCGACCCGAACCTCCTCCCCCAGTACGCGACGACGCTCGCGGCCCGCGGCCGCGCGGTGCCATGGCCTCCGGCACGGACCGCGGCCTGCTGGTGCGGCTCGGGACGGGCTTACCGGGACTGCCACGGGGTGGCGTGA
- a CDS encoding class E sortase: MVQRDPRGRRFAARGLWSGAEMIVTLGVVLLLLVVHQLWWTNRQARADARHKVQSLEQEWGRPGGADDGVPSAPSDEGASTDADTDTAGEGGDAPAGGGRTAAAAAPRWDQAYAVIRIPRLGLTAPVAQGISKSGVLDKGYVGHYPRTAQPGGAGNFALAGHRNTHGEPFRHINRLRRGDRITVETRKHVYTYVVDKTLAQTAARDSGVIAAVPRSNLKPAFGYSEPGSYVTLTTCTPEFTSRYRLVVWGKLAGVQER, translated from the coding sequence ATGGTGCAGCGGGACCCGCGCGGGCGGCGCTTCGCCGCGCGCGGGCTGTGGTCGGGCGCCGAGATGATCGTGACCCTCGGTGTGGTGCTGCTGCTTCTCGTCGTGCATCAGCTGTGGTGGACCAACAGGCAGGCCAGGGCCGATGCACGGCACAAGGTGCAGTCCCTGGAGCAGGAGTGGGGGCGGCCGGGGGGCGCGGACGACGGCGTTCCGTCCGCCCCGTCGGACGAGGGTGCGAGCACGGACGCGGACACGGACACGGCGGGGGAGGGCGGGGACGCGCCGGCAGGTGGTGGGCGTACGGCAGCGGCTGCCGCGCCCCGCTGGGATCAGGCCTACGCCGTCATCCGCATCCCGCGCCTCGGCCTCACGGCCCCCGTCGCTCAGGGCATCAGCAAGAGCGGCGTCCTCGACAAGGGGTACGTCGGGCACTACCCGCGCACCGCGCAGCCCGGTGGCGCGGGGAACTTCGCGCTCGCCGGGCACCGCAATACGCACGGTGAGCCGTTCCGCCACATCAATCGGCTGCGGCGCGGCGACCGGATCACCGTCGAGACCCGGAAGCACGTGTACACGTACGTCGTCGACAAGACGCTGGCGCAGACCGCCGCCCGGGACAGCGGGGTCATCGCCGCCGTGCCGCGCAGCAATCTGAAGCCCGCCTTCGGGTACAGCGAGCCCGGCTCCTACGTGACACTGACCACGTGCACGCCTGAATTCACCTCCCGTTACCGGCTTGTCGTGTGGGGGAAGCTGGCGGGTGTGCAGGAGCGGTAG
- a CDS encoding DUF3311 domain-containing protein: MLVPYVLYLGALPFVNRVRPVVLGLPFLFVWLLGATLLTPVAVWLTRRGDRR; the protein is encoded by the coding sequence TTGCTGGTTCCCTACGTGCTGTACCTGGGGGCGCTGCCGTTCGTGAACCGGGTCCGTCCCGTCGTGCTCGGACTGCCCTTCCTCTTCGTGTGGCTGCTCGGGGCGACGCTGCTGACACCCGTGGCGGTCTGGCTGACCCGGCGGGGGGACCGCCGGTGA
- a CDS encoding sodium:solute symporter family protein produces MNAAVATSVFGAFMVVTVALGLLAVRGRGNRGRDGLAEWSVGGRSLGTVFIWVLMAGEGYTSFSYLGAAGWGYNYGAPVLYVVAYMSCGYAVGYVVGPMLWAYARRHGLVGITDMVAHRFGRPWLGALVAVLATVFLLPYIQLQITGMGVVVSTISYGAISLNWAYFIAFAVTTGFVVVSGLRGSAWVSVLKDVLVIATLGFLAFYVPMHYFDGYGPFLDRLVTERSEWLTFPGHGDSGLGQAWFITTSFLNSLTVVIFPTTVAGYLGARNADVLRRNAMWLPAYNVLLFVPMLLGMAALFVVPGLVGAESNLALFRLVVDSLPAWAVGVIGVAAALSSIVPMAVFMLVIGTMWGRSVLSLVPRWQQRQKGAAQTVVVAAGVIALVLTYTAPNTLVRLSLISYEGMAQLLPMVLLGLVWRRLTLLGAMAGLVVGVGVVCGFVFTENDPVWGVNAGIVALGANLAVALAVTYAGPREHDDRPDGDVLARDEPRERREAEDSRKPELSGVGVSEASDAPAGA; encoded by the coding sequence GTGAACGCCGCAGTCGCGACCTCCGTCTTCGGGGCCTTCATGGTGGTCACCGTCGCTCTCGGGCTCCTCGCCGTGCGAGGCCGCGGGAACAGGGGCCGTGACGGGCTTGCCGAGTGGTCCGTCGGCGGGCGCAGCCTCGGGACCGTCTTCATCTGGGTGCTGATGGCCGGTGAGGGTTACACCAGCTTCAGCTACCTCGGCGCCGCGGGATGGGGCTACAACTACGGGGCCCCCGTGCTCTATGTGGTGGCGTACATGTCCTGCGGCTACGCCGTCGGATATGTCGTCGGGCCGATGCTCTGGGCGTACGCGCGCCGGCACGGGCTCGTCGGGATCACCGACATGGTCGCGCACCGCTTCGGGCGGCCGTGGCTCGGCGCCCTCGTCGCCGTCCTCGCGACCGTGTTCCTGCTGCCTTACATCCAGCTGCAGATCACCGGCATGGGCGTCGTCGTCTCCACCATCTCGTACGGTGCCATCAGCCTGAACTGGGCGTACTTCATAGCCTTCGCCGTCACCACGGGTTTCGTCGTGGTCAGCGGACTGCGCGGCAGCGCCTGGGTGTCCGTGCTCAAGGACGTGCTGGTGATCGCCACTCTCGGGTTTCTCGCCTTCTACGTCCCCATGCACTACTTCGACGGGTACGGGCCCTTCCTGGACCGGCTCGTCACCGAGAGGAGCGAGTGGCTGACCTTCCCCGGGCACGGCGACAGCGGGCTCGGGCAGGCGTGGTTCATCACCACCTCGTTCCTCAACTCCCTCACCGTGGTGATCTTCCCGACCACGGTCGCCGGCTACCTCGGCGCGAGGAACGCCGACGTCCTGCGCCGCAACGCGATGTGGCTGCCCGCCTACAACGTGCTGCTGTTCGTCCCGATGCTGCTCGGTATGGCCGCCCTCTTCGTCGTGCCGGGGCTCGTCGGCGCCGAGTCCAACCTCGCGCTCTTCAGGCTCGTCGTGGACTCGCTGCCCGCCTGGGCCGTCGGCGTCATCGGGGTGGCGGCCGCGCTGTCGTCGATCGTGCCCATGGCCGTCTTCATGCTCGTCATCGGCACCATGTGGGGGCGCAGCGTGCTCTCGCTCGTACCGCGCTGGCAGCAGCGGCAGAAGGGCGCCGCGCAGACCGTGGTCGTGGCGGCGGGCGTCATCGCGCTCGTGCTGACGTACACCGCGCCGAACACGCTGGTGCGGCTCTCCCTCATCTCGTACGAGGGGATGGCGCAGCTGCTCCCCATGGTGCTGCTGGGCCTGGTGTGGCGGCGGCTGACACTGCTCGGCGCGATGGCTGGGCTGGTCGTGGGCGTGGGGGTGGTCTGCGGGTTCGTGTTCACCGAGAACGATCCGGTGTGGGGTGTGAACGCGGGCATCGTCGCCCTCGGCGCCAACCTCGCCGTCGCGCTGGCGGTGACCTACGCCGGCCCCCGCGAGCACGACGACCGGCCGGACGGCGACGTGCTCGCGCGGGACGAGCCGCGGGAGAGGCGGGAGGCCGAGGACAGCCGGAAGCCGGAGCTCTCGGGAGTGGGCGTCAGCGAGGCGAGCGACGCTCCCGCAGGAGCATGA
- a CDS encoding MFS transporter yields the protein MAQPTRPLPQQLAHTPSHPPRRAASRPTAALSPSSPRPTATLAVTALATTVALMNYTSPLTTVPGISAALATPASGQAWLINGTPLGLAAFLLVVGSLADDYGRRRLFLIGTLGLGVTTAAGAFATSTLAFTLARVAQGAATAAILATSLGLLVGAFPVGTARIRATGIWGACVSGGIALGPLLAGSLGIVDWRLVYAALAVAALGTATFAFRVLSESRSPRGGRPDLAGTAALGLAMTALLTALTLGREGWLRESVGLLLLAALALTAVFVLVERRAAAPLIDLTLLRSRPFLTSLAAGLFTGLAVIGLFSYLPTLLQGGLGLSPMGTAWLFLLWSGTSFVVALQARRLTGRVSARHQLAAGFALHAAAVLALLGALDTGTAGPSVWLRLTLALVVSGIGSGLLNAALPRVAVESVPAERAAMGSGANNTARYLGSSAGVALTIAVATSGSGADGAVLLSVATALVATVVVMLLRERRSPR from the coding sequence ATGGCGCAGCCCACACGTCCCCTCCCTCAGCAGCTCGCGCACACCCCATCGCACCCCCCGAGACGGGCCGCGAGCCGCCCGACCGCGGCCCTTTCCCCCTCCTCCCCCCGCCCCACCGCCACCCTCGCCGTCACCGCCCTGGCCACCACCGTGGCGCTGATGAACTACACGTCGCCGTTGACGACCGTCCCCGGCATTTCCGCCGCGCTCGCCACCCCCGCCTCCGGCCAGGCCTGGCTGATCAACGGCACCCCGCTCGGACTGGCCGCCTTCCTCCTCGTCGTGGGCAGCCTCGCCGACGACTACGGCCGGCGCAGGCTGTTCCTCATCGGCACCCTGGGCCTCGGCGTCACCACCGCCGCCGGCGCCTTCGCGACCAGCACGCTGGCCTTCACGCTGGCCCGCGTCGCCCAGGGCGCGGCGACCGCGGCGATCCTCGCGACCAGCCTTGGCCTGCTCGTCGGAGCGTTCCCGGTGGGGACGGCCAGGATCAGGGCGACCGGGATCTGGGGCGCGTGCGTGAGCGGCGGGATCGCGCTCGGCCCGCTGCTCGCCGGTTCGCTGGGCATCGTCGACTGGCGGCTGGTGTATGCCGCACTCGCGGTCGCCGCACTCGGGACGGCCACCTTTGCGTTCCGCGTGCTGTCCGAGTCCCGCTCGCCGCGTGGCGGCCGCCCCGATCTCGCAGGCACAGCGGCGCTCGGCCTGGCGATGACCGCGCTGCTGACGGCCCTCACGCTGGGCCGGGAAGGCTGGCTGCGCGAGAGTGTCGGCCTGCTGCTGCTTGCCGCGCTCGCGCTGACGGCCGTGTTCGTGCTGGTGGAGCGCCGGGCGGCGGCGCCGCTGATCGATCTGACGCTGCTGCGCAGCCGCCCGTTCCTGACGTCGCTGGCGGCCGGTCTGTTCACCGGTCTCGCGGTGATCGGCCTGTTCAGCTATCTGCCGACACTGCTTCAGGGGGGACTCGGACTGTCGCCGATGGGCACGGCGTGGCTGTTCCTGCTCTGGTCCGGTACGTCGTTCGTGGTGGCCCTGCAGGCACGGCGGCTGACGGGCAGGGTCTCGGCGCGCCACCAGCTGGCCGCGGGCTTCGCCCTGCACGCCGCGGCGGTGCTGGCGCTGCTGGGCGCCCTGGACACGGGAACTGCGGGCCCCTCGGTGTGGCTGCGGCTCACCCTGGCGCTCGTCGTCTCCGGCATCGGCAGCGGCCTGCTCAATGCCGCGCTGCCGCGTGTCGCCGTGGAGTCGGTGCCGGCGGAGCGGGCGGCGATGGGTTCCGGGGCGAACAACACCGCCCGCTACCTCGGCTCGTCGGCGGGGGTCGCGCTGACGATCGCGGTCGCGACGTCGGGCTCGGGTGCGGACGGGGCGGTGCTGCTCTCGGTCGCGACGGCCCTGGTGGCGACGGTGGTCGTCATGCTCCTGCGGGAGCGTCGCTCGCCTCGCTGA
- a CDS encoding helix-turn-helix domain-containing protein — MALGKDYATQQCSIARALEVIGERWTLLVVRDAFFGVRRYSDFLVHLGIPRAVLAARLQSLIEAGVLEKRRYQQSPPRDEYLLTDSGKALWPVLRTLGVWGSEQIPGTRPMRLFIHATCGTELGPWGNCPACAQAVTLEDVEMRPGDGLDPNGDPVSRALFAPRRLLQPLEVDPV; from the coding sequence ATGGCTCTCGGCAAGGACTACGCGACACAGCAGTGCTCGATCGCCCGCGCACTCGAAGTGATCGGCGAGCGCTGGACCCTCCTGGTGGTGCGCGACGCGTTCTTCGGCGTCCGTCGTTACAGCGACTTCCTCGTGCACCTCGGCATCCCGCGCGCCGTCCTCGCTGCACGGCTGCAGTCCCTCATCGAGGCCGGAGTACTGGAGAAGCGCCGCTACCAGCAGTCGCCGCCGCGCGACGAATACCTCCTCACCGACAGCGGCAAGGCTCTCTGGCCGGTCCTCCGCACCCTCGGTGTGTGGGGGAGCGAGCAGATTCCCGGTACGCGTCCGATGCGGCTCTTCATCCATGCCACCTGCGGTACGGAGCTGGGGCCGTGGGGCAACTGCCCGGCCTGCGCCCAGGCCGTAACGCTGGAGGATGTCGAGATGCGGCCGGGCGACGGACTCGACCCGAACGGCGATCCGGTCAGCCGCGCCCTGTTCGCGCCGCGCAGGCTGCTCCAGCCCCTGGAGGTCGACCCCGTCTGA
- a CDS encoding DUF6412 domain-containing protein — translation MSGSISNRLRAGVARLPRPVGILLFLLTEVLLAEGGSLSAAVALAATAAAGSALVACSVISARCAAPVPRTRVRTAMRDREKRTAFLSQRDPDAKGRRRPRAPGHALLTAA, via the coding sequence ATGAGCGGCAGCATCAGCAACCGTCTGCGCGCCGGTGTCGCCCGCCTGCCAAGGCCCGTCGGAATCCTGCTCTTCCTCCTCACCGAGGTCCTCCTCGCCGAGGGTGGCAGCCTCTCCGCCGCGGTCGCGCTCGCCGCCACCGCCGCCGCCGGCTCCGCGCTCGTCGCCTGCTCGGTCATCAGCGCCCGCTGCGCCGCCCCGGTGCCCCGCACCCGGGTCCGTACCGCCATGCGCGACCGCGAGAAACGCACCGCGTTCCTGTCGCAGCGCGACCCCGACGCCAAGGGGCGCAGGCGGCCCCGAGCCCCCGGCCATGCCCTCCTGACGGCCGCGTAG
- a CDS encoding YidC/Oxa1 family membrane protein insertase codes for MSVFMSAFAGLVGSFADLLQPLFQGAATAAAIVLFTALVRLAVHPLSRAAARGQKARTRLQPQIAELRKKHGKNPERMQKALMELHKEEKVSPLSGCLPSLLQMPAFFLLYHLFSSQKIGGDPNALLGHELFGAPLGERWHDALAHGGLLGAQSVVYLGLFAIVATVATFNYRRTKRQLAAAPATPATGPDGQPMPGMGAMTKLMPLMSFFTLVSVAYVPLAAALYIVTSTTWTAVERTVLYRDMPAAGAAMATAA; via the coding sequence ATGTCCGTCTTCATGTCCGCTTTCGCCGGCCTGGTCGGCTCCTTCGCCGATCTCCTCCAGCCGCTCTTCCAGGGCGCGGCCACAGCTGCCGCGATCGTCCTCTTCACAGCGCTGGTGCGGCTCGCCGTGCACCCCCTGTCGCGGGCCGCGGCGCGCGGGCAGAAGGCCCGGACCAGACTCCAGCCGCAGATCGCCGAATTGCGTAAGAAGCACGGCAAGAACCCTGAGCGCATGCAGAAGGCGCTCATGGAACTGCACAAGGAGGAGAAGGTCTCGCCGCTGTCCGGCTGCCTGCCCAGCCTCCTCCAGATGCCGGCCTTCTTCCTGCTCTACCACCTCTTCTCCAGCCAGAAGATCGGCGGCGATCCCAACGCGCTGCTCGGCCACGAGCTCTTCGGGGCCCCGCTGGGCGAGCGCTGGCACGACGCACTCGCGCACGGCGGGCTGCTCGGCGCGCAGAGCGTCGTCTACCTCGGCCTCTTCGCGATCGTCGCCACCGTCGCCACGTTCAACTACCGGCGTACGAAGCGTCAGCTCGCCGCGGCCCCGGCCACCCCCGCCACCGGGCCCGACGGGCAGCCGATGCCGGGCATGGGCGCGATGACGAAGCTGATGCCGCTGATGTCCTTCTTCACCCTCGTCTCGGTCGCGTACGTGCCGCTCGCCGCCGCGCTCTACATCGTCACCAGCACCACCTGGACCGCGGTCGAGCGGACCGTCCTCTACCGCGACATGCCGGCCGCGGGGGCCGCCATGGCCACCGCGGCGTAG
- a CDS encoding fumarylacetoacetate hydrolase family protein: MKLLRVGTAGAERPALLDQDGTLRDLSGVVTDIDSDLLADESALARVRAAAAAPGELPALDAEGLRVGPPLARIGKIVCIGLNYHDHATETGAAIPTEPILFFKAPDTVVGPEDTVLVPRGSRKTDWEVELAVVIGSTARYLDSAEEALGHVAGYAVAHDVSEREFQIERGGTWDKGKNCETFNPLGPWLVTADEVPDPQALALKLWVNGELKQDGTTADQIFPVGEVVRYLSQFMTLYPGDVINTGTPAGVAMGQPEPKPYLRAGDVVELEIEGLGRQRQELKDA; encoded by the coding sequence TTGAAGCTGCTTCGCGTGGGTACGGCAGGTGCGGAACGACCGGCGCTGCTGGACCAGGACGGAACGCTGCGTGACCTGTCCGGAGTCGTCACCGACATCGACAGCGACCTGCTCGCCGACGAGTCCGCGCTGGCCCGTGTACGGGCTGCCGCGGCAGCCCCCGGCGAGCTGCCCGCACTCGATGCCGAAGGGCTCCGGGTCGGGCCGCCGCTCGCCCGGATCGGCAAGATCGTGTGCATCGGGCTGAACTACCACGACCACGCCACCGAGACCGGTGCGGCGATTCCGACCGAGCCGATCCTGTTCTTCAAGGCGCCGGACACCGTCGTCGGACCCGAGGACACCGTGCTGGTGCCGAGGGGCAGCCGCAAGACCGACTGGGAGGTGGAGCTCGCCGTCGTCATCGGCAGCACCGCCCGGTACCTGGACTCGGCCGAGGAAGCCCTCGGGCATGTGGCCGGTTACGCGGTCGCGCACGACGTGTCCGAGCGCGAGTTCCAGATCGAGCGGGGCGGCACCTGGGACAAGGGCAAGAACTGCGAGACGTTCAACCCGCTGGGGCCGTGGCTGGTCACGGCGGACGAGGTGCCCGACCCGCAGGCGCTCGCGCTGAAGCTGTGGGTCAACGGAGAGCTGAAGCAGGACGGCACGACCGCCGACCAGATCTTCCCGGTGGGCGAGGTCGTCCGTTACCTCAGCCAGTTCATGACGCTGTACCCGGGCGATGTCATCAACACCGGCACGCCGGCCGGGGTGGCCATGGGGCAGCCGGAGCCCAAGCCGTATCTGAGGGCGGGCGATGTGGTCGAGCTGGAGATCGAGGGGCTGGGACGGCAGCGGCAGGAGCTCAAGGACGCGTAG
- a CDS encoding heme-degrading domain-containing protein: MNPTAPTISELIAQERRLTLPHFGYDDAYALGGLLVSMARRRHAPVAIDIRRGAQQLFHAALPGSSADNDAWIDRKRRVVERYGESSYLVGTRFRAKGTTFEDSSRLDPDLYAAHGGSFPIAVEGAGVIGSVTVSGLPQADDHALVVEALEQFATTIAG; this comes from the coding sequence ATGAACCCCACCGCTCCGACCATCTCCGAGCTCATCGCGCAGGAGCGCCGACTGACTCTGCCGCATTTCGGCTACGACGACGCGTACGCACTCGGCGGCCTGCTCGTCTCCATGGCCCGGAGGCGGCACGCGCCGGTCGCGATCGACATCCGGCGCGGCGCCCAGCAGCTGTTCCATGCCGCGCTGCCCGGTTCGAGCGCGGACAACGACGCCTGGATCGACCGCAAGCGCAGAGTGGTCGAGCGCTACGGCGAGAGCTCGTACCTGGTCGGGACCCGGTTCCGGGCGAAGGGGACGACCTTCGAGGACTCCTCGCGGCTGGACCCGGACCTGTACGCCGCGCACGGCGGTTCGTTCCCGATCGCGGTCGAGGGAGCGGGCGTGATCGGCTCGGTCACGGTCTCGGGTCTCCCGCAGGCGGACGACCACGCGCTGGTCGTCGAGGCGCTGGAACAGTTCGCCACCACGATCGCCGGATGA
- a CDS encoding Gfo/Idh/MocA family oxidoreductase: MTGITTPEPQRQTHAHEAPLRVGLVGYGLAGSVFHAPLIAATEGLVLDTVVTSNEERRAQARAEFPDVSFAASPDELWARAGGPDALDLIVIASPNRTHVPIATAALDAGLPVVVDKPIAGTAAEARALAALAESRGLLLSVFQNRRWDNDFLTLARLIEDGELGDVQRFESRFERWRPQLKGGWRESGDPQEIGGLLYDLGSHVVDQALVLFGPAVQVYAESDARRPGAATDDDTFLAITHANGVRSHLYVSATTAQLGPRFRVLGSKAGYVKYGLDPQEADLREGHRPSAAAPGWGEEPEALWGRIGAGESPLTGGGVPVRTLPGDYPAYYAAVADAVRGKGDNPVTALQAAAALDVLEAARRSAREGVTVTLPTASEEQTA; the protein is encoded by the coding sequence ATGACTGGCATCACGACTCCCGAGCCGCAGCGGCAGACGCACGCGCACGAGGCCCCCCTTCGCGTCGGACTCGTCGGCTACGGCCTGGCGGGCTCCGTCTTCCACGCCCCGCTGATCGCCGCGACCGAGGGCCTCGTCCTCGACACGGTCGTCACGTCGAACGAGGAGCGGCGGGCGCAGGCCCGTGCCGAGTTCCCCGACGTCTCGTTCGCCGCTTCGCCCGACGAGCTGTGGGCCCGCGCGGGCGGCCCGGACGCGCTCGACCTGATCGTGATCGCCTCCCCCAACAGGACCCATGTCCCGATCGCGACCGCCGCGCTCGACGCCGGTCTGCCGGTCGTCGTGGACAAGCCGATCGCCGGTACGGCCGCCGAGGCGCGCGCGCTCGCCGCGCTGGCCGAGTCGCGCGGCCTGTTGCTCTCGGTCTTCCAGAACCGCCGCTGGGACAACGACTTCCTGACGCTCGCCCGGCTGATCGAGGACGGCGAGCTCGGCGACGTACAGCGCTTCGAGTCCCGTTTCGAGCGGTGGCGTCCGCAGCTGAAGGGCGGCTGGCGCGAGTCCGGCGACCCTCAGGAGATCGGCGGGCTGCTGTACGACCTGGGCAGCCATGTCGTCGACCAGGCGCTCGTGCTGTTCGGCCCGGCCGTCCAGGTGTACGCGGAGTCCGACGCGCGCCGCCCCGGCGCCGCCACCGACGACGACACGTTCCTGGCGATCACCCATGCGAACGGGGTCCGCTCGCATCTGTACGTCAGCGCCACGACCGCGCAGCTCGGCCCGCGCTTCCGGGTCCTCGGTTCGAAGGCCGGTTACGTGAAGTACGGGCTGGACCCGCAGGAGGCCGACCTGCGCGAGGGCCACCGTCCGTCCGCCGCGGCTCCCGGCTGGGGCGAGGAGCCCGAGGCGCTGTGGGGCCGGATCGGTGCGGGCGAGTCGCCGCTGACCGGTGGTGGCGTCCCGGTCCGTACCCTGCCGGGCGACTACCCGGCGTACTACGCGGCGGTCGCCGACGCGGTGCGCGGCAAGGGCGACAATCCGGTGACGGCCCTGCAGGCCGCCGCGGCTCTGGACGTCCTCGAGGCCGCCCGCCGCTCGGCCCGCGAAGGCGTCACCGTGACCCTGCCCACTGCTTCCGAGGAGCAGACCGCATGA
- a CDS encoding ROK family protein produces the protein MNRSNAGANLPTLRSHNAALVLDLLRVAGERGISRLELAERTGLTPQAVSKITARLRAEGLATEAGHRASTGGKPRTVLRLVPDAGHAVGLHLDRDELTVVLVDLAGAVVASRRIPLDFGAPAGEVVAVAAGEVGAVLGGPVGEDAEAESPRSHPFPEPGAGSGISTASGRGGGGAGGTTAPAGGARTVLGIGVAVPGPLDHRGGVLHRVTGFPQWDGYPLQDALAARTGLPVVVDKDTNAAALGLALRADGPGDFAYLHLGTGLGAGLFLGGALHRGARTGAGEFGHQTVALDGPPCSCGGRGCIEALCLAAVADGDVPEAARVLGTGAANLVGLLDIDRVVLGGRTVGADPDAYVRGVRAVIEERARRDGTGAAVPLVTTAGTGRPVAEGAAQLVLAPLFGRVGGGGA, from the coding sequence GTGAACAGGAGTAATGCGGGGGCGAACCTGCCGACACTGCGCAGCCACAACGCGGCGCTCGTGCTGGACCTGCTGCGTGTCGCGGGCGAGCGCGGGATCAGCCGCCTGGAGCTGGCGGAGCGGACGGGGCTCACGCCGCAGGCCGTCAGCAAGATCACCGCCCGGCTGCGGGCGGAGGGCCTGGCGACGGAGGCCGGCCACCGCGCGTCCACGGGCGGCAAGCCGCGGACGGTGCTGAGGCTGGTCCCCGACGCGGGTCACGCGGTGGGGCTGCACCTGGACCGCGACGAGCTGACGGTGGTCCTGGTCGACCTGGCCGGGGCGGTCGTCGCGAGCCGCAGGATACCGCTGGACTTCGGAGCGCCGGCGGGGGAAGTCGTCGCGGTGGCCGCGGGCGAGGTGGGGGCGGTGCTGGGCGGACCGGTGGGGGAGGACGCCGAGGCGGAATCTCCCCGGTCGCACCCCTTCCCGGAACCGGGGGCAGGCTCCGGGATCTCCACGGCGTCCGGCCGCGGCGGCGGGGGCGCGGGCGGGACCACCGCTCCCGCGGGTGGCGCGCGGACCGTCCTCGGGATCGGTGTGGCCGTGCCCGGGCCCTTGGACCATCGAGGGGGCGTGCTCCATCGCGTCACCGGATTTCCGCAGTGGGACGGCTATCCGCTCCAGGACGCCCTCGCCGCTCGTACCGGGTTGCCCGTCGTCGTCGACAAGGACACCAATGCCGCCGCCCTGGGGCTGGCCCTGCGGGCCGACGGTCCGGGCGACTTCGCGTATCTGCATCTCGGGACCGGGCTCGGCGCCGGACTGTTCCTCGGCGGGGCGTTGCACCGCGGGGCCCGTACCGGTGCCGGGGAGTTCGGGCATCAGACCGTGGCGCTGGACGGGCCGCCGTGCAGTTGCGGCGGGCGTGGCTGCATCGAGGCGCTCTGTCTCGCCGCCGTCGCCGACGGCGATGTCCCCGAGGCCGCGCGCGTGCTCGGGACCGGTGCCGCCAACCTCGTCGGGCTGCTCGACATCGACCGGGTGGTGCTGGGCGGCCGTACCGTCGGCGCGGATCCGGATGCGTACGTACGGGGGGTCCGCGCCGTCATCGAGGAGCGGGCGCGGCGTGACGGCACCGGTGCGGCGGTACCGCTCGTCACCACCGCCGGTACCGGCCGGCCGGTCGCCGAGGGGGCCGCGCAGCTGGTCCTCGCCCCGTTGTTCGGCCGTGTCGGCGGCGGTGGCGCATAG